The region GAAATAAGATATAAAGTGTAAATTGGGGTTGGTAATAAATGTAAACATTTCAAACGGTGGGTATTTGAGAAAAAATAGCCCGTGTTAATAATTgttgtgtaattttctcaattaaaaagtattaaaaataagCACACAATCTTTTGCGCATGCACTGGTGGAATTTCTGTACAAACTTACCAAGTTTGTATATACAAGCCacttaatacatatatataattaaaagaaaaaaagaacaagTTTCATACAAGTTTCGCATACAAGTTTACAAAAGCCTATACGGTAACTATTCCCATCGTATTCCTAATTTCAAGGCTTCATCTTTATAGATTACAGTGTTTACAGGGTTAGCGACTTCACAACGGCAGCATCCGTATCATATTTGCTTAGAAACTTTTCAGTTAAAAGTTCTTCCTCCGCTGCTCCGAACAAGAAATTGGgaaaaataattagatttgAACCGTCTGTGAGCCTTGAGCACTGTGATATCAAAGGATGAATACAGAGAGAGAAACCATAGCAGCATATGTAGTAAGTGAAAACTATCTATAGTCCGATACCGCAGAGAAGGCAGCATTAACTATTCATGTAGATATACTGAAGACTAGACCGAAAATACTTCGAGACTGTGGGTCACAAAATTAGGAGCAAAATCTCTGAGCAATTGCACCTGCAAAGCATAGCTAACATGAGAAGTGAGAACAAATTATATCTAAAAAGCAAGTTAAATCTAAAAGATCAAGTTAATATTAAAAAGGCAGTAATGCTTCCGTATGTGTATTTTCTGAGAGTAAATCTACATCCGTTTTAGACTAGTAGCTTCAGACTAAAGCCACATAAAATCATACTAAACCGCCATTCAAGTAATTTCCGAAAGTGTAAAATACTCATAACTGATTGGCATTAATTTCCAGATAGCAACAGTGGTAAACCAGATCAATATTACAGTGATGCAGTAGAAATGGCTACCCCGTAAAACAGAAAAGATAAGTTACTGCATTAGCAACCTTAGGCCTACCTAGTTGTGCACTTTAAACGCAAAAAACAAACACACATAAAGTGAAAACAAAATACTCAGCTCACTTTTCTCAGAGGATCACATTATTGCTTTACATTGTCAGATGAACTAGAAAAAACAATTTCACGGACATAACCTTAAGAATTAATACAAAGGAACAAAAACAAGTAGAGGAAGATATTAGGAAAATGAACGAGTGCAAGCAAATTTCTCATTCTACTTCACTGAAACTCAATAATTTTAATCACTCTAAAATAAGGAGAATATTTATACACAAATGTAGAAAATCGTTAAAGAGACCTACTTCTGCCATTCCTTTTTGGCTTTCACGATTCATGGTAAAGTTGATCTCAGATAAACACAAAACCCACCAATTATTATCCAGAATGTTCCGTAACTTTATAATAGGAGGGAAGTAGCTTATCATCTCCCATCCAAACATAATCAAGGAAGAAAAGTTTTTAATATTAACTTTCATCTCATGTATTTTCGATCATTTATTCTCTTTCCTCCCATACTTCAAATCTAATGATATAGTTCTCCCACACTTCTCTGAAACAAAGTCAAAGCTGTCACGAAAGAGACAATGCAACTCAAAAGTGCCAGTTAACCTATAAAATATGAGGTTTCTAGGAGAGTTACATGAATTAGTGTCCCTACAGTGCTCAGATAGAACACCATTGCTCGTGTGATATGACACACAAAAGTGCAAAATGGCACGCACATAAAGCTTTCAGCATTTCCCCAACTACTAGACCACTTAAAAGAAACTGAAAAGCACCAAGTCTGTTTCTTTCAGCATTGAAACACAAACCACTCGGCCCAATGACACAATCAACTATGTATATGTCTTCCTCATAAGGAAATAATGACTAAAGAAAGAAAGCATCCGCCACATTCAGCTCATTAGCAAACAGAGGTTTAAGAAAACAGTTCATTACATATTTCTACTTCTTAGAGATAACTGAATGGGGTTTATGCCAAAAGAATGTTGCCCTAAATATTTGGCAGACAAAATTTAAGTAAGAGTCGCAAGGTAAAAGAAGACAAAATGGAATATTGACATTTTATCACTCGTATGCAGGATCTACATACAGGCTAGGTAGGCTCTAGCCCGGGGTGCcgtcaaaaaaattcaagagaaAGAGGTAGGGTCATAGTGAAGAAAGGGCCAGAGGGAGGGTGAACTAAAGGTTAATTCTGGGCTGGAAAAAATCTTGGTTCTGCCACTGCTCACAAGTCGCAACAAAGAAAGACTAAACTATAACAATACAGTCAAAACTAGCTCTTTAACCTCATTACACATTAGAATAATACAGTACAATTCACCAGTCAGTCCATGTATTGACGGCAGCAAAGCACGTTGCCCAAGATGATTCAGGGGAGAATGGGAGACATCAAGTTTTATAAGTAACCTCTTTTAGCTACACaataattagagtttaattaatttagagaGAGAGCCTAGAAGACATAAACATGACCCGGAAAAACATAACACTGcacatttatttttcataatgaGGACTTTTAAAGTAAACATAAAAAGAGGGCAATGCCACAAAAGTAACTGGTAAGGAAGATATAATTTCTTTCTAATTACAGATACATAGTAAGGCCAGAAAAAGTAAATGACAAGGAAGACGGGATGTCctattacaattaaaataaatcaaagtatGGGAAAGAACTTGAGCAAAAGTCAAAGTCCAACAAACTCTTAAGTAAAATGAAATCAAACTAACTTGTTTGACAACCACAAGTTTCTTATCTTTATGAAGCAAGAGTTCGCATATGTTTGCTAAGAATACACAgtttaaagaaaataagaaaaaatatctAAGAGAATGGTATCGGATATCAAATATGTGTGTCGTTATTTGTCAACTGCAGTATGAGGTTGCTTAAGGAATACCACCTCACATAGTCTAGCAAAATATGGTAAGCATAATCAACAATTGGGGCTGCAATAAAATTACGAGGCTGGAATTAATCTATTTTAAGCTCAACTTTAATGAAGATAAATAGCATACTAACTAATGCAGAACAAGAACTATTAAATTAGAAGTTCAACTCTTATTTAAAGAACTAAGGATTTTcaactaattaatttagttgGGAATTTCATCAAacataaaattatgttttagcACAGGAATTCTGATTTGTTAGTGCATGGGTATTGAGGTAATTTCAAATTTCTTCAGGGAGAGCATTTCTGCAGcaaaaatccaattgtttcaagACAACAGaacaagataagaaaataagatTACAAGAAAAGTATATgcctttaaattatattaataagatGCAAGAAGAAGCATATGATAAGGCAACATGTCACTGGCTGTATATATACAAATAGTtcaaattgaagaaaaaaatcaaaaacagcaGTCCCAAGTCCTTAGAAAATCAATCATAATCCACAATTTGCAAGTTCAAGATATTAAACATGAAATTATCAATTTGGAGACCACAAAATATTATGATGTAAACTACTATCTTCAGGGGCAACAACAAAGAATGTTTGCAAGATGTTTATTAATATATGGGAATAAAGTGGAAGATTAGAATTTACATCTAAAGCTGAGGAACAGATTTGGATCAAGTATTTAATCACGGAGACGTTCAAGTGATAGAATTACCACAAAAGCATTTGCATTCAAAAACATGTCATGAAACTTGGACAAAGAACGCTAAAGGAAAAGAACTCGAATTTGGTGTTCATAACGTTGAATTTGTGCTGCCTAATGCAAGTAGTGAAAAGATTGACTTTGTTATTCCGAATGAATTCGTGGAAGAGTCCAATGGTAGGTATGAACTATACCAATTGCTATCAATGGACAAGGAGGGAAAACAGCCTAAAGCATTCATGTCTTTGATTCTTAGGCACTTCAAAACTCGAGATCCAGTTTTCTCTAACCAGAGGAGAATAATGTAGAATAAGTTATAAGAATTATGAAATTAGAAGTTCACCTCTTATCTATGGAATTATCTTTAGCTAAGTGCGACTTTTAGAAGTTTTCTTTATTTCCCTATTAAGTCAGATCTGAATTTCAGATAAATCTGATCTGAAATTCAGTTCTGAAACTCAAATTACTCATAAAATAATCCACATCAACCTTGCGAAATTGTCCTAACTGACATAGCAAAATTTATCTCATGTAAATAGATctgaaaaatgcaaaaatatgGTTAAGTTACCTTAAAGCATCAAGTCCTCATGATGTGTTACAACAcattcaaaagtttcaaaaaattCTTCAAGCCTGTTCAGTTGCAAATTGAGAGCTTCCCCGTCCATTCATCAGCTACCCCATAGTCAAGGCTGAGCTCCCTTAATGGAGGAATATTCTCCATTGCAAAAAGCATGAGGTGAGGAAACATCAAATTGTTATGATCATACAGAACATATTGCACCAGCACATTTGGAGTTAAACTGTGGCTAATATAACAGGCAACATTCCTCATTCTGGACACATCCATTGCAACATCCAGAGGAGGAACTGATGGATATGATGGACGTACATAATCAGCATATATCTGAGATAAATCGCCCCATTCTGCCCATTTTGGCGAAAACCGATTAGGATATACCAAACTATCACCATTCATTGTAAAAACTTGGGCTTGATCTCTAGTGAGAACAACACCAGCATATTCACAAATAAATGCGCCAGCATTTATCAAATCCAACGACCGCACTCCCCATCCAGTTTCCCTCGACCTAAACACTTCTAATCTATTTTTCAACCCCTTTTGACTAATCCTGTTCCGACAAGTGGGCGGACACTTACAAAAAGCTCCACATTCAAACACCAAAGGTTTCCCTCTCAACAAAAAACCATTTTGATCATAGGCAAATTCCCCACCATTCTTCACTGAACACAAACAACCATCAACACAACCACCAATACAATCACATCCCGTTCCACTACCTCCCGCATTAAATGCAAATGGTGGAAACACAGATCTCACTAAATACTCATAGCACAAAGGATCATGATCATTATCTAAATCATTAAATAACATGACTGGCACATTCTCTTTCTTATTCGAAATATCAAGACTAAGGTACCCTCTTGGTCTAACACTCAATGGTACACTCCTCAAACTCTGAGCAAACTTCAACATCGAACTACCCATTACTGGCTGGCCGTCGATCCTAATCAACTTATACTTAAAAACACCAAAACCAGATTTACCAACATCAAACCAACAATCATGAATCTTATACAAGCCATCGTAAACATAAATCTTATTAGTAAAACTACCAGCATATTTGAACCCTCTAATAACTCTTACTTCAATACCATAATGCTTGCTTCTCTCCAAAGCCAAATTCCCTCCTTGTAACTTCTGATGCATACATTGCTTCGAAAACTTATCCTGTCCACCATGCCCCGTATAAACAACGACATCACCAGAGTCCTCATCATCCTCGTAACCACCAGAAACAATGACACTCGTTGCAATAGGTTCGTGATTCGAGCTCTGGCTGCCAGGTAGATAGTCAATTCCAGCTTGCACTTGACCATGGAGACCAACAACACATAATTCCAttctaaaaaagaaaatatcacCAACTTCAACACCAGGTATGGATCCCACAATCCTTTTATCACGGTTAAGCCAAAGTCCACGGTCACGCATAACTGACGACGCTAAAAGATCGCCACGTGCACGCCGTACTAGGGAGTCACCGCGGCGCCTTTCCTCCTCCAAAACGCAGAAAATCCGGAGCGAGTCGAACAACATACGCGTGCGTCTCACCACCTCGCGAAAATATCTTTGGTCCTCTATTCCCAAGTCGGTAACACGCACTAACTCAGACGATCGTTTAGTGTAACGTCGGTGGGGCTTCGTCGGAGCTGTCGCGAGGGTATTTTCGTCATTAACAGGTACAATCGCTCGTGAATCATCGGAAACGTCGCCGTATTGCTCTTGATGCTTCTGCTGTAGCTGTTGCTGTTGCTGCAACCGTTGAGCGAATGCCGTATGGAAGAGCGCGGTGATTCTGTGATATTCCGAGT is a window of Mercurialis annua linkage group LG2, ddMerAnnu1.2, whole genome shotgun sequence DNA encoding:
- the LOC126667718 gene encoding histone-lysine N-methyltransferase family member SUVH9-like encodes the protein MGSIVPFQDLNLNLSPPSPATAAGAVTPTPLLIPKLEPKLEPLDSLVETPLTHEEAHDPLYHDFAPNFFSNTETTPTPPPQSATEEDNVYSEYHRITALFHTAFAQRLQQQQQLQQKHQEQYGDVSDDSRAIVPVNDENTLATAPTKPHRRYTKRSSELVRVTDLGIEDQRYFREVVRRTRMLFDSLRIFCVLEEERRRGDSLVRRARGDLLASSVMRDRGLWLNRDKRIVGSIPGVEVGDIFFFRMELCVVGLHGQVQAGIDYLPGSQSSNHEPIATSVIVSGGYEDDEDSGDVVVYTGHGGQDKFSKQCMHQKLQGGNLALERSKHYGIEVRVIRGFKYAGSFTNKIYVYDGLYKIHDCWFDVGKSGFGVFKYKLIRIDGQPVMGSSMLKFAQSLRSVPLSVRPRGYLSLDISNKKENVPVMLFNDLDNDHDPLCYEYLVRSVFPPFAFNAGGSGTGCDCIGGCVDGCLCSVKNGGEFAYDQNGFLLRGKPLVFECGAFCKCPPTCRNRISQKGLKNRLEVFRSRETGWGVRSLDLINAGAFICEYAGVVLTRDQAQVFTMNGDSLVYPNRFSPKWAEWGDLSQIYADYVRPSYPSVPPLDVAMDVSRMRNVACYISHSLTPNVLVQYVLYDHNNLMFPHLMLFAMENIPPLRELSLDYGVADEWTGKLSICN